One genomic window of Camelina sativa cultivar DH55 chromosome 5, Cs, whole genome shotgun sequence includes the following:
- the LOC104785202 gene encoding leucine-rich repeat receptor-like tyrosine-protein kinase PXC3, with protein sequence MAFWCMSILLIVGFLSNSEFCEAQLNDEATLLAISKELGVPGWSSNGTDYCTWVGIKCGANNSFVELLNLSGLQLRGNVTLISDLRSLRHLDLSGNNFNGPIPASFGNLSKLEFLDLSLNRFVGDIPVEFGRLRGLRAFNISNNLLVGEIPDELMVLQRLEEFQVSGNGLNGSIPHWVGNLSNLRVFTAYENDLVGEIPNGLGLVSELELLNLHSNQLEGKIPKGIFEKGKLKVLVLTQNRLTGELPEAVGNCSGLSSIRIGNNELVGVIPRTIGNISGLTYFEADNNNLSGEIVAEFSKCTNLTLLNLAANGFAGTIPTELGQLMNLQELILSGNSLFGEIPKSFLGHGNLNKLDLSNNRLNGTIPKELCSMQRLQYLLLDQNSIRGDIPNEIGNCVKLLQLQLGRNYLTGTIPPEIGRMRNLQIALNLSFNHLHGSLPLELGKLDKLVSLDVSNNLLTGSIPQLLKGMMSLIEVNFSNNLLSGPVPVFVPFQKSPNSSFSGNKELCGAPLSSSCGYSEDLEHLRYNHRVSYRIVLAVIGSGVAVFVSVTVVVLLFMMREKQEKAAAKNVDVEENVEDEQPAIIAGNVFLENLKQGIDLDAVVKAAMKESNKLSTGTFSSVYKAVMPSGMIVSVKKLKSMDRAITHHQNKMIRELERLSKLCHEHLVRPIGFVIYEDVALLLHQHLPNGNLTQLIHESTKKPEYKPDWPMRLSIAVGVAEGLAFLHHVAIIHLDVSSSNVLLDSGYKALLGEIEISKLLDPSRGTASISSVAGSFGYIPPEYAYTMQVTAPGNVYSYGVVLLEILTSRAPVEEEFGEGVDLVKWVHGASARGETPEQILDAKLSTVSFAWRREMLAALKVALLCTDITPAKRPKMKKVVEMLQEVKQIK encoded by the exons ATGGCATTTTGGTGCATGTCTATTCTTCTCATTGTTGGGTTTTTATCAAATTCTGAGTTTTGCGAAGCTCAGCTAAACGATGAAGCCACATTGTTGGCTATTAGTAAAGAGCTTGGAGTTCCTGGATGGAGTAGCAATGGCACTGACTACTGTACTTGGGTTGGGATCAAGTGTGGTGCTAACAACTCCTTTGTTGAATTGCTTAACCTCTCAGGCCTTCAGCTTAGAGGTAATGTCACTCTTATCTCTGATCTTAGAAGCTTGAGGCATCTAGATCTTTCTGGTAACAACTTCAATGGACCAATCCCTGCATCTTTTGGCAACTTGTCTAAGCTTGAGTTTCTAGATTTGTCTCTGAATCGTTTCGTTGGAGATATTCCTGTTGAGTTTGGTAGGCTTAGAGGCCTTAGAGCATTCAACATTTCTAATAACTTGCTTGTGGGAGAGATACCTGATGAGCTTATGGTGCTACAGAGGTTAGAGGAGTTTCAGGTCTCTGGAAACGGCTTAAATGGTTCTATACCTCACTGGGTAGGGAATCTGAGCAACCTCAGGGTGTTTACAGCTTATGAGAATGATTTGGTTGGTGAGATACCAAATGGGTTAGGTTTGGTTTCTGAATTGGAATTGTTGAATCTTCACTCAAACCAGCTTGAGGGGAAGATCCCAAAGGGGATTTTTGAGAAAGGGAAgcttaaagttttggttttgacaCAGAATAGATTGACTGGTGAACTCCCTGAAGCAGTAGGAAACTGCAGCGGCCTCTCGAGCATTAGAATTGGGAATAATGAGCTTGTGGGAGTCATTCCGAGGACAATTGGAAACATTAGTGGACTTACCTACTTTGAAGCAGACAATAACAATCTCTCAGGTGAGATTGTTGCAGAGTTCTCAAAGTGTACTAATCTCACTCtgctgaatttggcagcaaaTGGGTTTGCTGGAACCATTCCAACAGAGCTTGGTCAGCTCATGAATCTTCAAGAACTGATTCTCTCAGGCAATAGTCTCTTTGGGGAAATCCCTAAGTCGTTTCTTGGACATGGAAACCTTAACAAGCTTGATCTGAGCAACAACAGACTCAACGGAACTATCCCAAAGGAACTCTGCAGCATGCAGAGGCTTCAGTACTTGCTTCTTGATCAAAATTCCATAAGAGGAGACATACCTAATGAGATTGGAAACTGTGTGAAGTTGCTTCAACTCCAACTGGGTAGAAATTACTTGACGGGAACCATTCCTCCCGAGATTGGTCGCATGAGGAACTTGCAGATAGCACTCAACTTAAGTTTCAACCATCTTCATGGATCATTGCCTCTCGAGTTAGGAAAGCTCGACAAGCTCGTGTCATTGGATGTCTCTAACAATTTGCTCACAGGATCCATACCACAGCTACTAAAAGGTATGATGAGTTTGATCGAGGTTAATTTCTCAAACAACCTCTTGAGTGGTCCAGTGCCAGTTTTTGTTCCCTTTCAAAAGTCTCCAAATTCGAGCTTCTCGGGAAATAAAGAGCTTTGTGGAGCGCCATTGAGCTCTTCTTGTGGATACTCTGAAGATCTTGAACATTTGAGATACAATCACAGAGTCTCCTACAGGATTGTTCTTGCAGTGATTGGTTCTGGTGTTGCTGTCTTTGTATCAGTCACTGTGGTTGTTCTTCTCTTCATGATGAGggagaaacaagagaaagcAGCGGCTAAAAACGTTGATGTTGAAGAAAACGTTGAGGATGAGCAACCGGCGATTATAGCGGGAAATGTCTTCCTTGAGAATCTAAAACAAGGAATTGATCTTGATGCAGTTGTGAAAGCAGCTATGAAGGAGTCAAATAAACTCAGCACAGGAACATTCAGTTCAGTTTATAAAGCTGTTATGCCTTCAGGGATGATTGTTTCGGTGAAGAAACTCAAGTCAATGGATAGAGCCATAACTCATCATCAGAACAAGATGATCAGAGAGCTCGAAAGACTCAGCAAACTTTGCCATGAACATTTGGTTAGACCGATCGGGTTTGTTATATACGAAGATGTTGCTCTCTTGTTGCATCAGCATTTACCTAATGGTAACTTAACTCAGCTGATTCATGAGTCCACCAAGAAACCAGAGTACAAACCCGATTGGCCAATGAGACTGTCAATAGCTGTTGGAGTAGCAGAAGGTTTAGCGTTTCTCCACCATGTCGCCATCATTCACCTCGACGTTTCCTCGAGCAATGTCTTGCTAGACTCTGGTTACAAAGCTTTGCTTGGGGAGATTGAAATATCAAAACTATTGGATCCCTCCCGAGGCACCGCAAGTATTAGCTCAGTTGCAGGCTCCTTTGGCTACATTCCTCCTG AGTATGCATACACAATGCAAGTTACTGCACCAGGGAATGTTTACAGCTACGGAGTCGTGTTGCTTGAGATTCTAACCTCAAGAGCGCCAGTCGAGGAAGAGTTTGGAGAGGGGGTAGATTTGGTGAAATGGGTCCATGGAGCTTCAGCGAGAGGAGAAACACCGGAACAGATACTGGATGCCAAGCTTAGCACCGTGTCCTTTGCTTGGAGAAGAGAGATGCTTGCAGCTCTGAAAGTTGCATTGCTTTGCACAGACATCACACCTGCAAAAAGGCCAAAGATGAAGAAAGTAGTTGAAATGCTTCAAGAGGTTAAGCAAATCAAATGA